CGGCAGAAAGGCCCAGCACAAAAGGAAACGAGGCTCCGAGGCTCCGAGGCTCCGTggcagcagccccggccgcccctcgggAAAAGAGTTTCCTGGGGACAGAGGAGCAACAAGGCGTCTCTCTGCCCTGCCACAAGGCCCTGTGTTAGGCGGCaggttgcttttgttttgggaAATGAGCCCCTATCAGGTGCGTCTGGCTCCGTTCAGTTCCTCGAGCATCCCTCTGATAAAGTTTCTCTGAATCTGACTTGAGGACTCCAGGCAACACTTtaagtgaataaaaaaaaagctgccaattAATCTTTTATTTCCTCCATCTCTGTGCATCTTGCACTCTTCTCCTTGCAGTCTTTTATGATCAAAGGTTTACAATAACTGAGCTCCCAGCTAGTTATTTTTAGTGATGATAATTTGGTTTTACACAGCGCCCATCACGTACGAAACGTTCTGCCCTCGGTAGCAGCCCAGGCTCAGCGAGCCCGCTCCTCCGTGGCTGCTTTCAGCCCCGAGCCCTGGAGGTGTTAAGATCAAGCGTCTCAGCTTGGGAGGCAATATTCAATACTGTAATGTGCAAACGCATTACCAGTGACTTATGCTCACATTCAGAAAAGACCCGCGAGCCCAGACAGCCCTTTGGCATGTGCTTGGCTTGCAGGATCCCTCTTAAGCTCAATGGAAATGAGCAGAGCATCAGCAAGCGCGGGAAGGTCAGCACTAGGCTGAGTGCTACCCTGCATCGGGGGCTGAAACCATCCGATTTGGAGAAATCACAAATCACAATGGCGTTTTCTGAATCTGGTGAGGACACTATAATTTTGCGGCTGCCTGTTTAGCGGGAGAAACCTGAGTAAGTTATTGTATTCGCAAAAACTGGCTTTGCTGAAGAGTGAAAGAACAACCCAATCACTCCCCAAAGACTTTTCAAGCTGCCGCCAAGGGAAGCGTGAGCGGTGGCTGCCCGCGCGAGTCCCGGGCCGGCGGTGCGTGatctgccccttccctccggcGCGCGGTGGCTTCGGCGGCGTGCTGCACCGGCCGGAGAGCGAGCACGTACACCCTGTGGGAACGATTTTGGTTAAATTCCTTGTGATCAGGCCTCCAAACTCATCTTCTCCTAAGGAACTGTCAAAGCTTTCTCAGCTATTCAGCCTAAATCttcccttttttgctttcttcacttcAGTAGgttctttcttgttcttctgcCAGAGTTGGAGGCAAATTTCACATTAAAGGCATTCCTTATATCACTGTTTTAGACTGCCTTTGTGTCTCCGTTCCCTGAGAGATTTGCAGCTTCTTTTATGAAATGATGTATCTATGGAAACACAGTTTTTATAAAACAGCCCCCCTGTCAGATCCTGTCTGTGTCCATTTAGGAAGGCACAAGTACTCTTCATCCGGGTGCCAGAACACAATGTAATTTTCGTGCAAATTTATATCACAAAGTATGAAGAACTGGGGGCCTGGGAGACAAAATACCCTCGCTTTGGAGGGACGGCAGGCTGTTTGCACAGCCAAGTTGAGAGAAGGCTAGTGGCAAGGCTGCCCCAAAGCAGGGAGCTGGGTGTTTCCATGCCGCGCTGGCAGCTTTTCCCTCCGCGGTGCATGGAGCAATGCAAAGTTATTTTGCCCTCCAACACTTGTGCGCAGGTTGGGAGGCCCAGGATTGCACACCAGCCTTGGTGCAACACGGAATTGTGGAGAAAACGCTTCTGATGTTGCCAGAACAGCCCAACTTCCCAACAAAGGTTTATTTTTGGTTTGAGAGAACTTTTCATTTCgagttatttctgttttgcattgtGCATTGCGCTATAATGCAAACCAGCCTGAATTAAAAAGCCGCAgttttcctgcagctgcagagtgaGGAGCACAGCCAGAGCATCTCCTCACAGCAGTTTTGGAAGCTGGAGAAACAGCTTCATTCCCACAGGAAACAAGCAGATCCCTAAaccccacacttgcccagggaaGGCAAAGTCTGTCCTGAGCCCGGAGCAGTGGCCATGCTGAGCTGTTCCTGCAGGCGAGGCCTTTCGGGTGCCAGCTCTCAGGAAAAGCTCACCTTTATTTGCCTGCAGAAAACTGTTCTTCTAAGGCTACCTTTAGCAGCGCTCAGCTCTCAGAAACCTGGCCTTGGGCTCATTTGAGAGTTTGGCTTTTAGCTGAACAGGGAAATAGGGGCAACAAAACTTGCCCCTTGTGTCTGCTCCAGTGCACAATGCAAGCCAGCGGCAGACCTCAGAAATGTCACTACAGGATGAATACGGTGAACTTCAACGGTCCCTTTGCAAAACCTGTGCCTGTTGTGAGCAAAAACCTAGCTGTGTTCTGAACTGAATTTTAGCAGAGATCACTTCATACGGGCAAGCACGAAATTGCAAAACATCACTTTTCAATGGAAAATAACCACGAAGctaaccccccccacccccgccacagTGTTTCCTCCATGAGAAGCAAAATTCTGATGCTACGAAAAAGGACGCAGAGAAACTGCAAAGACGTCCTGGATTTTTCGATCCTGAGGCTGAGCGGCCCCTGCCACCCCTGTGGACACTCACCTGTCGACGGCAATGGCGGTGAGCGTGAAGACGGACACGTAGACGGTCATGGGCTGCATCAGGAACACAAAGTAGCAGAGGAACTTGCCGAAGATCCAGCCCTGGGGGCTGAAGGCGTAGGCCAGGGTGAAGGGCACGCAGGCGGCGCACATCAGCATGTCCGAGAAGGCCAGGTTCCCGATGAAGAAGTTGGTGACGTTGTGCATCTTCTTGGTCTTGCAGATGACATAGAGGAGCAGGTAATTGCCAAAGATGCCGACGAGGACCACGAGGGCATAGCAGGGGATGATGAGGGGTTTGAAGGACTGGACGAGCTGCACCCCGGTGAACTGCGCGCTGGCGTTGGAGCGGTCCTGGAGGACCAGCTCGTAGAGGCTGGCGTTGGCTGCCGCTCGCTCCCGGTCCCCGCCGGGCTCCATGGCTCGGGGCACGTGGGAGGGCGGCGAGGGGGGGACCGAGCCCGAGCCGTGGCCCCGGCTGCGACCGAGCACCACGGAGCAACCCtgctgcctgggcaggcaagaaaCCCCCCACTCAGCTGCGAGCTGGGGCACGGGGGGTCCCTGCGGggctgtcctgccccggggcagctcCTGGCCCGGCTCGCTGCCCCTAATCCCCTAATCCCTGGCTGCAGGGTCCTCGGGAACGTCCCTTTCCATGGCACGGCTATGGCTCAGCGCTCTCACCCCGAGGCCGGCCAGGATCGAGGGTTTTGCTTCgggctcctgagaagaaaaaggagaaataaggtTCAGCGTAGAGGCAATGCCGGTCTCTAGCCCCGCTCCGGCGTGCAGGCGGTGAGACCAGCAGCACCAGAAACAGCACAGAGTTAAATAGCCATTAGGGCTctttggaaagaagagaaaggaaaaaggagcaaaTCTGACCACGGAGCTTAGGGGAGCAGCAGAGAAGGCAGCACTCACCGAAATCTGGGCTCATCCACGTCCCTTTAAAGCAAACATGTCACAGCAATCCTGCCTCTGCCTGACTCCGGCTGATGTGAAGTGGCAGCTCctggcagaggaaaaaggaagcagcagctaAGCCAGAAATTAGTTTCTAATGTTTCTGGAAATAACAAAGGACATTAGTGGATAAACAAATAAAGATGCTCTGCTACTTTAGTACTGACTCAAAGAGTCGTGCGCCTGCACTCCGCTCATCCATCCCTCTAACTAGATTAATCAGGCGCTCTTAAAACGTGGAGTCGGGCAGCAGACAGGCTGTATTTCGTCGCTGCTGCACTTCGGGTGGCTCATCAAAGGCTCTTTCACACCCCACCGCATGGCCCTGCCGAAAGCAATGCCAGAATCGCATTTAATCAACTGCAAAGGAAATgcaaagggcagcgggcaaggaggaAATGCACGGGCAAAAATTAAATTAGTCCTGAAAAACAaatccctgccccagccctcgccTGCCGCCTGCCGCCCCGGGCCGGCCTGGCTCGGCGCTGCGACGGAGCCCTGGACCCGACGTCCCCGAGCCCGCACGCCGCGCTCACAGCCGCCTCCCCGGGGCGAGCGTGCTCGTCCGTACTCCGGCCACCGCCGCGTCCCTTGTGCTCGTAATCCgcatccttctccctcccctcctgcccacTGAATCATCTCGAAACACGTCTCAGTCGAACTTCAATTTCCGAGGCTATTTCTGCATAATTAGCTCCCACGCTTTCACAGCACAGGACGTGCAACCccctttatttctctttgcctCAGCTGTTATTTCACTCTTTAAGCCCTCTCGTACCTAATTTAATAAGGCCAAACCCCACTCTGCAGATTTTGGAAGAGTCCAGTGGGACTGAAGGGAGAATTGCACCCTGCTAAGGAGTTTGGTAATGTGTCTCAGAAAACCCACCATAAGCTCAGCAGTCTGAATTTGAATTAactgtgtttttttaatgaacgTCTCTGAGCCCTGCTTGCTTCCTCCCATGCATTTGCAAGGTCCCCCACCATAAAGGACGTCCTTGGGGACAGCAGATGCATTCCGGAATAAAGTCACTTTTACCAAACGTTTGTTGCTGAACCCGAAGCTGTTGCTGAACCCGAAGCTGTTGCTGAGCACCTTCGCGTTACCGCCAGCCCCTCGCAGCCCTTTGTTCTGCTCGCGAAGGGATCCCGCCAGCTGCAAAAATCTCCCTCTAACTAACCGTGGGGAGAAGCCCTCGCTTCCCTCTGCGATCGCGCAGAAGAGCACGGTAACCCTGCCTCCGCTCCGCACGCTCGCAGCACCCCTCGGGGCACTGTGCCAAACAAGGCACCCGCAGCAGAGAACTGAGTTGTGCAAGCCAGCGGCGTCGGAGCGCAGACGCCTGCCTTCCGCGGGCTGGGTGCTGACCCGGCTGCGCCGGGCGCTGCCACGCGCCCAGCcgcccccggctcggcggcgcccggggcTCCCGCTCACctggcgccggccgcggcggctccgctccAGCTCCGCGCGCTTGGGCGCTGGCAGGCGGCTCCGTGGCGCGCACCCTCTGCCGGCTGCGGCCGCCCCTGCTCCGGCCACAGCCCGCCCGTcgcccccttccccgagcagcTCTCGCCCCCTCCGGGGGGTTGTGGGCCCCGCGTTGCGCTCGGTCTGCCCCAGCCCCTTCGGagaggcggcgggggcgcgggggccggtgTCGGTCGTAGCGGCTCGTCCCCGCGTCTGAGCGTGGGCGTCCTGGCGTGGGTCCGGCGGTCCCTCGGGGTGCCGGGGGCGCCTCCTTCCATGTCTCCTCCGCGTCCCCCCGCGCATCACCTGGGGGTCGCCTCCCCTTGCAGCTGAGGCTCTTTCTTAAACCTGCGCTGCGGGCTCCTCTGACAGGCTGACTTCTGGGGTGCAACGGGCCACTTGCATCGGTCTCAGAGCTGGCCGGGAGCGGCTGTGGCGGGCACACCctttgcctcctcctgcacaggtgCTGCCGCAGCCCTCGGCTGCTGAGACCTGCCACTTACGCCCCGCACGGCCCTCGTGAACGCTCGCGCGTGAACGAGGTGGGCACGCATGTGCACACCAATCAGCACCCAAGTGGGAAGTAACTGGGCACTCGTGCGTAAGAGTTTGGGCACTCATGCATGCACTAAGCGGGTGCTCGTGCACGCGCCAGTAGGGCCCTTGTGCACAAATCAGGTGGGCCCTAGTGCATAAAATAAATGGGCATTCTTGCAATAATTGGGAGCTCATGCCCAAGTGCACTAAATGCTACAATTTATGCCCAGCACAGATGTGGGAATTAGCTCCTGAGCAGGAGGAGGCACGAACACCTCTAAGCAGGAGAGCCTGCAGATCTGGGGAGCGCAGTGGGGGCCCCCAGCAGACCCCATCTCACCGCGGATGTCCTCCAGCTCCAAAATCCAGCAGATGCCTCGAATCGGAGGCACCGAGCTCCTGGAGAGAAAGAGCTGCTTTGTTAGGGTGAAACCACACAGCAGGGCTGAGACCGaaggcagcggggaagggagccCCCGCAGGACTCGCCGCCGCCTGTCATCCCTCTCTGTACCTACCACTCCTGCAAGCCGGCTCCATGTGACGAACGCCCGACACTCAGCGCTGTGCAAAACCCACAAACTCATCGGGGACCGAGTTAGGTGGAAAGAAATATCTGAGGCAGCTTTCATCCTAAATGGAGTATCTTCTGCATTAAAATTTCATTGTCACTTCCCAGTTCTGTGCCAAAACTGTTTTCAATTATTCCCCAAAGAAAGTCTTCAAACCATTTCAGCATTTAGAGTTAAAAAAACCTGCTTTTGTACCATCTGTTGGCTCCTGCCCTGTATATTAACACCGTAAAGAGCGTGGGGCTGCCTTTTCATGCAAGACATGATGGAGAAGAAGCTGTTGCTTGCCCCCGTCCCCGCGGGCTCACtcgtgctgctgctggccggctcCCGGCCCCTGCAAGCCACTGCCGTCCCCGCCAGCCCAGAGGGACCGCGTccccgggggcgccgccggctgCAAAGTGCCGCCGTCTGAGCGGGGACGTCCCCGCGAGTGACACACTCTCCCcggagcgggccggcggggctgcagccggggccGAGCCTGCCCGCAGCCCGGCTGGCTCCCGGGTGTTTCCATGACATTGAGCATCATCTGTTAAATACCTCGCGGTTGCCATGGTTATAGCAAAGCCCTCTGCGAGATGCTCCGGAGAGGGGAGGCCGGCGAGCAcccagggccggggctgggcttTTAACTGGGTTCTCGAAGCAGAGCTTAAAATAAAGCAAGGGCATAACTCGCCCTGGGCTGGGGAAGAAAACCGGGCGGCAGGAGGGCTCGGAGGAGGAAGCCGGCAGCCGAGGCCCGGctggggcagcgccgccccgcaGACGGGCTCGCCGGCGGCACCGCGGCGGCTGCAGGCGCGCTGCGCTCCCCCGACGCGCACCGGGCGTTCGAGAGGCCATCGTGCGGATTCACTCGCGCTGACCTTAAtctgctttgtatttcttttcttacagATTTCTTTATATGACTTAATCCGCACTCAGCAAGGTGTCTTAATACAGTAGTCAGATCGAGGCAGGCGGATGGCATTCAGCAAGCTTTCCAATTAACAGCATGTCTTATCCCCATCTGAGGAATTAGGAGAAATTAATTCATCAGCCTTTATTGCTCTTCCTCTCCGGCTAGCACCCCTGCCCGTGGCCTGCAAAACACCTCCGTCACTCAGATGAgggggctgcagcgctgctggGTGCACGAGCGGCCAGCCAGGAGCGTGAGCGCAGCACGAGGCCGTGGCCAGCACCGTGCAATGCCTGGGCCAGCCGCCCCATGCGCCTGCGTGGGGcttgcagcatccctcctccGAGGGCTGTGCcggctgggatgcagggctgcgGCGCGGGGAAGGCTGCGCCCGGGCCGGGATgcacggccgcggcgcggggaagGCAGGCCATGTCAGCCAGGAGAAGAGCGAGGTGGAGGCGGTTTCCAAGCCGACTCACCGAGACAGAAATGACTAACGCGCCGGAGCGCCTAATTATGCTCTCCCGGCGGCTGTCGGGGGTAACGACGTGCCGTCCTCCAACGCCGGCTCCCGGAGGAGCGCTGCTCGCTCCGCTTCCCCCCATGGTCTCACAGCTGCAGGGGGGTGCCAGGCAGGTGGGCGCGCGGCTGGCCCGGCCGCGTCCTTCCCAGCCTGGTTAGCGGCCGCTCGGCGCGTTCGCAGGGTGCCAGGAGCGGCGGGAGCCCGCAGGTCACGGCTGCGGCGTGGGGAAGGCTGCGCCCAGGTGCCCGGGCTGGGATGCACGGCTGCGGTGCGGGGAAGCGGCGGGAGCCCGCAGGCCCCGGGCGCTGAGGTTTTCCAGCAATGACGGCGCTAATCCCATCCCGCCTGCCCCCGCTCTGTGTGCCGTTTTGCTGCGGGCTGCAGGAGAGCCCGACAAGGCGCAGCCAGCTGCCGGCCGGGCTCGTGCCCCGGGGCGCTTGCGGAGGTGGCGCGCAAGGGCGGTGCGGGGGCACGGCCGCGCGGGGCTGTCGGGCTGGCCGGATGCAAAATCTGTTCCTGCAGAACCAGTGGGAAGACACGTCTGTGCTTCACCGGTTCCTGCGCCTGAAGATGGGACGAGACCCGGATCCCTGCAGCGCTCAGCGGTGGCTCTGAGCTGACGGGCGCCTTATTTCCGCGTGCCCAGAGAAGCTCCGCAGGCAACGGCCGGAGCAGCTCCGGCGTGGCGGAGGGAGCTGGCCGGCGCACAGGTGGGGCAGCGGCCAcgcaagccccgctttttaagaccgggcagcagcccagcatgcCGCGCACACCCCGACCCTCTGCCCACGGCGGCCGGCTTTATTGCAGGGAcgtgggggaggccgggcaggacGGCGCCGCGCTCGGCGGCGCTCAGGCGCTGGGCGCATCCCGGCCCGGAGCCAGCACGGCCTCCCGGATGCTGCGGGCCACGCGCTCCAGGTTGCGGGCGTTGAGGCTGCAGAGGCTGAGCTGGCCGCCGGCGCCCAGGTAGACGTGCTCGTGCTTGGCCAGGAAGCCCACCTGGGCGGCTGGTGGGGGCGAGACCCGCTGAGGCCCCCGGGAGCCCGGCCGGCCCCCAGCCTCGGCGCCGCGCCTCCACCTCCCCCCCAGCGCGGCGCTTGCCCCGAGCTATGGGAACGTAACGCTGCAAAATTAACATTGCACGGGGAACCCGCTCCCCCAACCGGCCGCAACGGCTGGGGACGTTTCTAGCGCTCAGGCAGCGAGGTcgggacggcggcggccgccccccgcgctgcGCAGGGCGGGATGCTGGGAGTGGTGCTGGCCGCCCCGTGCCGGGGACGGCGACATGCTCTGCTGCCCCGGCAGGGAAACAAAAAAGGCGGCTCGTGTGCCCGCGCGGCACAGCCCCTGCGAGCGCAGGTActcacggagcagccccgagaaGCTGCGCGTCCCCGCCTGGGCGGTGATGTGCTCCCAGGAGCCCGGCGTCCCCAGCACccgcagctgctgctccagcctctgccgGAGCCGCACGATGCGCCgcgccagcagccgcaggctttgctccctgccggggccgggagtcacccggctgctcccgccgccccgcggccgggcgcgccggCCCCTTACCAGGCGCTCCGCAGGGCCGGGTTGCTGAGCACGGCGGCGACGGCGCGGGCCCCAAGGCCGGACGGGCTGGCCCACGCGGTGGCCACCTGCCGCTGCAGCTGGGAGCGGACGCTGAGCAGGGTCTCGGCGTCGGCGGTCACCACGATGAGGTTGCCCACCCGCTGGTCTGCAAGGGGACGTGGCCCATCGCGAGAGGCCTGCGCCCCGGGACACCCCGAGACACCCCAAGATGCCCTGAGACACCCCGTACCCCTGACCCACCGCCCTGGGGACAGACCCAATGGTGACGGTCCCCATGCGCAGCCCCTGCCCAACCTGTGCCCACACTTGCCACGGTGTGCCACGAGCTCCACTGCCTTTCCCACGCCCCACATCAGCCCCACGGCCTTTCCCGTGCCCCCCGTCAGCTTTTCCCACGCCCCACATCAGCCCCATGGCCTTTCCCATGCCCCCCGTCAGCCTTTCCCACGCCCCGCGTCAGCCCCACGGCCCTTCCCGTGCCCCGTCAGCTTTTCCCACGCCCCACATCAGACCCACGGCCTTTCCCGTGCCCCCCGTCAGCCTTTCCCACGCCCCACATCAGCCCCACGGCCCTTCCCGTGCCCCCCGTCAGCCTTTCCCACGCCCCGCGTCAGCCCCACGGCCTTTCCCGCACCCTCCATCAGCCTTTCCCATgcaccctgccagccccacagCCCGTCCTATGCCCCCCTCAGCCTTTCCCACGCCTCCCGTCAGCCCGGAGCGAGGGGCAGCCGGCGTCTCCCCTCGCTGGGGTCCACAGGGCTGGGCCTCACCGTACAAGCCGAAGATCTTTGAGAAGGACTGAGCGCAGAAGAGCTCGAAACCTCTAGCCACAAAGTGTCGCAAGGCCCAGGCATCTCGGTCCAGGTCTCCGGAGGCCAGGCCCTGCGCCGAGACGTCAAAGAAGGGGAAGGCGCGCTTCCTCTGCGGGGGAGTGGAGAAGAGAGGGGCGTGCTGcgaggccgggagcggggcgagggGGAGCCCCTCCTGCTTCGCGCCCACCTCCATCGCGGCAGCCACCTCTTCCCACTGCTCGGGCGCCAGGCCGCTCTCCTCGGGCGCGTGGAGGAGGACGATGGAGCGCTCCGGCGCGTCCTGCCAGCGAGGACCGGCTGAGCGGCGGCCAGGAGCTGCCGGGAGCCACGCGCGGCCTCGGCCACGGCCGTACCTCCAGCTGCCTCAGCAGCCCCCGGGGGCTtgcggcgcgggcggcagcgtCCCACCAGCTGTACGGCTGGACGTCCGCGAAGCCGGCATCCGCGAACACGTGCCCGTAGTGctctggggcgcggggagggcggcagggctgcggcgcggcgcagAGCTCGGCCAGGCCCCGCGCTGGCAGCCCGCGCcggtgccccgcagccccccggggctgcaCCACGCCATCGCTCACCCCTCTGCGGCCAGGCCACGTAGACCCACGCGGGGGCCGGCTGCCCCGTGCGGTACCAGCGCCGGAGGAACCGCGCTCCCAGCCAAACGGCGCCCATCCCACCGATGGTCTGAACGCCTCCTGCCTGGGCAGCGGGGAGACGCCTCCGCTCGCGCCCGGCTGGGGAagcggccggccgggggccgccTCGCCCTTGGGCTGTAACGGGCCGGAGGCGCGAGGAGGGGCCGGAGGCACAACGGGAGCAGCCCGCTGGCGGGTTGAGCATCCCCCTACCCTGCCCTCCAGCAGCGCGCTGCTCTGCCCGCCGAGCGCCAGCTCCGTGGCGGCCCTGGTGAATGCGGGcacccccgccgccggcagctccTCGTGGTCCAGCGTCACGTCCCGGGCGACCTGCCGCAGGGCCCGCAGCACCGCGGGGCTGCTCCAGGCTCGGCCGCTCTCGGCCAGGCAGGCTGGAAGGCGCGCGGCCGGCTCGCCATGCCCCATGGCCTGAGCCAGCTGCAGGACAAAACCCCAGGACTTTACCCCCCCCTTCACGGCTGATCCAGCCGGGTCTCGTTTCTTCGGCCCTTGCTGCCCCGGAGCCGAGCGCCCCCActcctgccccctgccccttcACCCCGAGGAtgctccctgcccagctgcactGCCCCCCAGTGCCCACGGCCCCCGCCGGGAGCGGGACCAAGTGCAGCCCCAGCAGTTCTACCCTCGTGGTCCAGGAACACTTTGTCCGGGGACTCGTCTGCCAGATAGGTGTCAAGGAGCTCGTGAGCCTCCCTGCTGAGTGGTACGTCAAGGAAGAGGGAGAGCGCGGTCATGGCCCTGCTGAGAGGGCAGCACAAGGTGTCTGCTGCCCACcggggatgcaggagggggacgtggggatgggggaaTATGGGACAGGGGGATGTAGGATGCAAGAGAGGGGATGCAGGGAAGAGGGGCGCAGGGATGGAGTGATGGAGGGATGCAGGACACGGGACGCGAGAGAGGGGACGCAGGGATGGgtggatgcagggatggagggatgcagggacagTGGGATGCAGGGGTGGAGGGAGACAGGGATGGGGGGATGCGGGGAcggggggatgcagggatgcagggatgcagttGCCAGGTAACCGCTCACCTGGGAACCGCTGGCACAAACACGGGACCgcagggctgtgcagcagcattgggggggggggtatcctCACCTCAGTGAGGCCAAAGGAAGGGGCACACGGGAGCCAGGCAGAGCCACCCATGAGGCCTCCCTTCTCTCACCCTGGGGCCCACGCACCCTCTGTCCCGCGAGGACGCAATGCCACGGGTGCAGCGTGGCGCAGGGACCCCCTGTCCTGCCCCCCTCCTGGCAGGGCGCAGccggctcctcctgccccacgcaGCTCCCAGATGGGGACACGGCCGGGGCAGAGGGGTGAAGAGGGCGAGTAAGGGACAGAGCAGGTTTTCCCCTGGTTTCCCCCAGATTTTgatggcccaccctggagctgcCTGCACCGCCAGCAGCAGGGGAGCGGTGTGAAGCAGTATGAGTGTTTGGCCGTGGAGGGAAGTGACAGTGCAGGGGCGGTGGGAGAAGACCCCAGGGCGGAggcggcccggggaggggaggcggtgGGGACCCTATGCACCTCCCCTGGGCCACCCCGCTCCTGCGGGACCGCATGCTCGGCAAGGACGTTTCTGGGACGAGGCTCCGCAGCCGGAGGTGGCAGTGGGGTCATGGCGAGTGGACCGGGGCAGCTGCACGCGCTGGGGTGGCAGCGCGGGATATTTGCACTTTCCCATTGCTATTGCATcaagaagaagggggaagaaaaagcacatttctgaGGGCATAGTGGAACAGAGCGGGCAGGCAGAGGAGCCAAAGGACGGTTTTCAAAGCTGAGCTGGTTCGTGCCAGCCTGTGCGTGCAGCTCCCCAAAGGAGCCTGCGGTGCCGCGTGGCCTCCGCCACCCCGGCGCCTCTTCatcgctcccctctcccaggcaccgcGAAATCTTCCCTCGACGCCAGCTATTCTCCATCCCGTGCCGCGCTGGTGTCATCTTCATCGGCGGCATCATCCTCCGACGGCACGTCCTCGTCGGCTTCAAACCTGGCGTCGTCTTCCACTGGGAAGAGGAGAGGCGCCGCTGCGCGGGGAGGATGCCGAGCGGGTGCTGCCACGCGGGCTCGCGTCCCCGGTGA
The DNA window shown above is from Struthio camelus isolate bStrCam1 chromosome 27, bStrCam1.hap1, whole genome shotgun sequence and carries:
- the GOT1L1 gene encoding putative aspartate aminotransferase, cytoplasmic 2, coding for MGHGEPAARLPACLAESGRAWSSPAVLRALRQVARDVTLDHEELPAAGVPAFTRAATELALGGQSSALLEGRAGGVQTIGGMGAVWLGARFLRRWYRTGQPAPAWVYVAWPQREHYGHVFADAGFADVQPYSWWDAAARAASPRGLLRQLEDAPERSIVLLHAPEESGLAPEQWEEVAAAMERKRAFPFFDVSAQGLASGDLDRDAWALRHFVARGFELFCAQSFSKIFGLYDQRVGNLIVVTADAETLLSVRSQLQRQVATAWASPSGLGARAVAAVLSNPALRSAWEQSLRLLARRIVRLRQRLEQQLRVLGTPGSWEHITAQAGTRSFSGLLPAQVGFLAKHEHVYLGAGGQLSLCSLNARNLERVARSIREAVLAPGRDAPSA